A window of the Candidatus Rhabdochlamydia sp. T3358 genome harbors these coding sequences:
- the menB gene encoding 1,4-dihydroxy-2-naphthoyl-CoA synthase, whose protein sequence is MQTMEENVIWEIAGSYQDILYHKHNGIAKITINRPEVRNAFRPLTVSEISHALQDARNDLNIGVVILTGMGKEAFCSGGDQKVRGNAGYTDLEGTDRLNVLDLQKEIRTLPKPVIAMVSGFAIGGGHVLHLVCDLTIAADHSIFGQVGPKVGSFDGGFGSSYLARIVGQKKAKEIWFLCRKYTAKEALEMGLINYVVPYEELEGTTLQWCYEILQHSPLALRCIKSAFNADCDGQAGLQELAGNATLLYYMTEEAQEGRNAFLQKRSPNFSQFPKLP, encoded by the coding sequence ATGCAAACAATGGAAGAAAATGTAATCTGGGAAATAGCTGGTAGTTATCAAGATATTTTATATCATAAGCATAACGGTATCGCTAAAATTACCATCAATCGTCCTGAAGTAAGAAATGCTTTTCGCCCTTTAACCGTTTCTGAAATATCTCATGCTCTACAAGATGCTCGTAACGATCTCAACATAGGGGTGGTCATTTTAACAGGGATGGGTAAAGAAGCGTTTTGTTCCGGTGGAGATCAAAAAGTTCGCGGTAATGCTGGGTATACAGATTTGGAAGGCACAGACCGTCTAAACGTATTAGATTTACAGAAAGAAATTCGCACCTTACCAAAGCCGGTCATTGCCATGGTATCAGGCTTTGCTATTGGCGGCGGACATGTTTTACATTTGGTTTGTGATTTGACAATTGCAGCGGATCACTCCATTTTTGGACAAGTAGGTCCTAAAGTAGGTTCTTTTGATGGAGGATTCGGCTCTAGCTATCTAGCTCGGATTGTAGGACAAAAAAAAGCTAAAGAGATCTGGTTTCTATGCAGAAAATACACAGCAAAAGAAGCTTTGGAAATGGGGCTTATTAACTATGTGGTCCCCTATGAAGAGTTAGAAGGAACTACTTTGCAGTGGTGTTATGAAATTCTTCAGCACTCCCCTTTAGCTCTTCGCTGTATCAAATCTGCTTTTAATGCTGATTGTGATGGACAAGCAGGATTGCAGGAATTAGCAGGGAATGCTACTCTACTTTACTATATGACAGAAGAAGCGCAAGAAGGCCGTAACGCTTTTCTGCAAAAACGCAGCCCTAATTTCTCACAATTTCCTAAACTTCCTTAA
- the menA gene encoding 1,4-dihydroxy-2-naphthoate octaprenyltransferase, with translation MHAIQIWTLAIRPKTLIASISPVLIAATMAIKIGNFDWLIFLCTMCTALGIQITTNLANDYFDCLKGADTYQRKGFIRVTQAKLVSHKTMRQAIMISMLFTLLSGIYLVIIGKALIACLLIVSLCLSILYTAGPYPLAYLGLGDLFVFIFFGPIAVSGAYYLQIGSLSLEVLLAGIAPGAISTAILTVNNVRDIDEDLLANKKTLVTCFGKSFGKWEYLFCLLTAFGSLFFFYDSHPFALCTTLCLLPAGILVKTMFTHKSPMELNLLLIKTGQLLCLFTALFCIGWML, from the coding sequence ATGCATGCTATTCAAATTTGGACACTAGCAATTCGACCTAAAACTTTAATTGCTAGTATAAGTCCTGTTCTGATTGCAGCAACGATGGCTATTAAAATTGGCAATTTTGATTGGCTCATTTTCCTCTGCACTATGTGCACTGCTTTAGGAATTCAAATTACAACCAATTTAGCAAATGACTACTTTGATTGCCTTAAAGGAGCTGATACTTATCAGCGCAAAGGATTTATACGTGTTACTCAAGCAAAGCTTGTATCGCACAAGACTATGCGCCAAGCCATAATGATAAGCATGTTATTCACGCTTTTAAGCGGTATTTATTTAGTTATCATTGGAAAAGCTCTTATTGCTTGTTTGCTAATTGTTTCTTTGTGTTTATCTATTTTATACACAGCAGGACCTTATCCTTTAGCCTATCTTGGACTTGGTGATCTTTTTGTATTTATTTTTTTTGGCCCAATTGCCGTTAGCGGGGCGTATTATTTACAAATAGGATCTCTGTCTCTAGAAGTACTCCTAGCCGGTATAGCTCCTGGAGCGATCTCTACTGCAATCTTAACAGTAAATAATGTAAGAGATATCGACGAGGATCTATTAGCTAATAAAAAAACTTTAGTTACTTGTTTTGGTAAATCATTTGGCAAATGGGAATACCTTTTTTGTTTATTAACAGCTTTTGGCTCTTTATTTTTTTTCTATGATTCCCATCCATTTGCTCTTTGCACGACTTTATGTCTTCTGCCAGCAGGTATACTCGTAAAAACAATGTTTACTCACAAAAGCCCCATGGAACTGAATCTTTTGTTGATAAAAACCGGTCAATTGCTATGTCTATTTACAGCTCTTTTTTGCATAGGTTGGATGTTATAA
- a CDS encoding enolase C-terminal domain-like protein, whose amino-acid sequence MSIYSSFLHRLDVISWRIFRFQLTKKDRSTRLSHVVCLKDSNHQEAWAEISPFPGRSKETTDEALLQLINVLKGKKPSYLYPSVSFALATALKHLSFPPIPICALLSGSKQEIIQQALLAEQKGFSSVKVKISQLPLEDAFTVLDQLRKIFSLRVDANQRFSFQEALYFFGQFPSLAFDFIEEPTWETSRLADFSHPFGLDETLEKKPDFMFENLVNCKAIVVKPMIQGFFTTKKLMKRLGKKRIKLIFSSCYESGLGLMQIAHLAIQTKLYPLGLNTQSLFTEDLLTPFPIFSSPICSCPFPAQIQTHLLQEIYHG is encoded by the coding sequence ATGTCTATTTACAGCTCTTTTTTGCATAGGTTGGATGTTATAAGTTGGCGTATTTTTCGTTTTCAACTTACAAAAAAAGATAGATCAACTCGCTTAAGTCATGTTGTTTGTCTCAAAGACAGCAATCATCAAGAAGCATGGGCTGAAATCTCTCCTTTTCCAGGTCGTAGTAAAGAAACAACAGATGAAGCTCTTTTGCAATTAATCAATGTATTAAAAGGAAAAAAACCCTCCTATCTCTACCCTTCTGTTTCTTTTGCACTTGCAACAGCTCTTAAGCATTTAAGTTTTCCTCCTATTCCTATATGCGCTCTTCTTTCGGGCTCTAAGCAAGAAATAATACAGCAGGCGCTGCTTGCAGAACAGAAAGGGTTTTCTTCTGTTAAAGTTAAAATTTCACAGCTTCCTTTGGAAGATGCTTTCACTGTCCTTGATCAACTGCGTAAGATATTTTCTCTACGAGTAGATGCAAATCAGCGCTTTAGTTTTCAAGAAGCTCTATATTTTTTCGGACAATTTCCTTCCTTAGCATTTGATTTCATTGAAGAACCTACTTGGGAGACTTCTCGATTGGCTGATTTTTCTCATCCTTTTGGGTTAGATGAAACCCTAGAAAAAAAACCCGATTTTATGTTTGAGAATCTAGTTAACTGCAAGGCAATAGTTGTAAAACCTATGATTCAAGGTTTTTTTACTACAAAGAAACTCATGAAACGATTAGGGAAAAAAAGGATAAAATTGATCTTTAGCAGCTGTTATGAGAGTGGTTTAGGGTTGATGCAAATTGCTCATCTAGCCATACAAACAAAGCTCTACCCTCTTGGGCTGAATACACAATCTTTATTTACCGAAGATCTATTAACACCCTTCCCTATTTTTTCTTCTCCTATCTGTTCTTGTCCTTTCCCAGCGCAGATACAAACACATCTATTACAAGAGATCTATCATGGTTAA